From the Thalassomonas actiniarum genome, the window CCAGGGTAGCGGGCAGCTGTTCGCTGGCTTTAAAGCTGGGATCTAACCGGTATAGCTGACCGTCAATGGTCACTTCCACCAGCGCATGGGTAAAACGAATCTTGCTGCCGACCCGGGCCAGCTGGTTTAAACCGTTGGCCATAGATAACAGCTGCACCATGTCGTTGAAGGCATTGGCGCGGCCGGCATCCACCTGTAACCAGTTAAAAATTTCCGCATCGGGTTTGTCCACCTGCACTTTCAGCACTTTGGCGCTATAACCCGAGAGGTTAAGCAATTCTGCCAACAATGCCGACTGATCGAAGCTGTTACCGCTTTTGTCAATCACAGTGCCTAAACTGCCTTTTAACGCCCCGTAAGTGGGTTCGTGGGCAATTTGATCGTAGACATACTGGAAAATCAGCCTGGGATCGTGTTTTAGGCTTTGTGCCAGATCCTTGATCTGCTGAGGGCTGTCGCCGGCCACTTGTATGCTTTGGCCAGAAAGCAACTGTTGTGACATAAGTTCATCGCCAAAACCTGAGTAAAAAGGTTCAAGCTTGGACACATCCTGGTTCAGGGTGTCCGGGATCTCGACACTTTGCCATTTCGGCAGGGTATCAACAGCCGGCGTGATTTGAGGTAAGCCGGGGTTTTCCGGTCTTTTGGCAAAAGCCGTTGCTGTGTTGATAGCAGCCAGCAGCATCAGGCCTAAGATAAACAGGTGGCTGTGAAACCGGGTTTGCTTGCTTGTGGCGGTATTTTTGCTGATAAAATACCTTTTTTTCATTGTACTGAGTATTCGCATGAGATCAATTCCATGAGTTGCGAAGTAAAAACTCGGCATGTTTGCAATGTTCAGCGCTGGCACCTTGACTCCACCCGGCTTGCCCGAGTGACAGTGTCGATATTGGACCGCAACGAAAGCAACGACGGTTTAATCCGTTAAAGCGGAAGCGTCGTACGTTTAAATATGAGTTACTGTGACGTCATCATGCACTGACTGTTAAGCCATGCCGGACGAATTAACCATTATTGGTGGTGTTGTTTCTGGGTACGGTTACCCGCAGCGTCATACTGATATTCGGTCACCAGCTTACCATTGACGCTGATCCGGGACAGACGACCAAGCTCGTCGTAGCTGTAGGTGGCATTATTTTGTGTTAATGCCGCCAGCGGCTCTGAAATTGCCGCTGCTTTGCTCGACGT encodes:
- a CDS encoding RHS repeat domain-containing protein codes for the protein MLKKNPFRQWLSQATATLAITLSLTLSSPLWATAADNSQAPSAAKQSPVSDSQLTSSKAAAISEPLAALTQNNATYSYDELGRLSRISVNGKLVTEYQYDAAGNRTQKQHHQ